One genomic window of Euleptes europaea isolate rEulEur1 chromosome 10, rEulEur1.hap1, whole genome shotgun sequence includes the following:
- the LOC130483521 gene encoding 60S ribosomal protein L26-like, protein MKFNPFVTSDRSKNRKRHFNAPSHIRRKIMSSPLSKELRQKYNVRSMPIRKDDEVQVVRGHYKGQQIGKVVQVYRKKYVIYIERVQREKANGTTVHVGIHPSKVVITRPKLDKDRKKILEREAKSRQVGKEKGKYKEETIEKMQE, encoded by the coding sequence ATGAAGTTCAATCCGTTTGTGACCTCGGACCGCAGCAAGAATCGCAAACGGCACTTCAATGCACCATCTCACATTCGCAGGAAGATCATGTCTTCTCCCCTTTCCAAGGAACTGAGGCAGAAATACAATGTTCGTTCTATGCCCATCCGAAAGGATGATGAAGTTCAGGTCGTCCGGGGCCATTACAAAGGGCAGCAGATCGGCAAGGTGGTCCAGGTCTATAGAAAGAAGTATGTCATCTACATTGAGCGTGTGCAGCGTGAGAAGGCCAATGGCACAACTGTTCATGTGGGCATCCATCCCAGCAAGGTGGTCATCACAAGACCAAAGCTGGATAAGGATCGCAAAAAGATCTTGGAACGTGAAGCAAAGTCTCGCCAAGttggaaaggagaagggaaaataCAAGGAAGAAACAATTGAAAAGATGCAAGAATAA